The DNA window CCGCCAGTGCGGCCAGGGCTTCGATATCTTCATAGGTTTGATAATTCAGCCGGCCGTATCCCGTTAGAAAAAGCCATTCTGTTATATCGGCTGCCTCCGGATCCGAGCGGGCAACCGAGCGGCTCAATAAGGGAAAGCGAAACCGGATTTCTTTGTCTTGAATGACAAAAAATTTCTGAATCCCGCTCCAATGGTGCCAATAAAACTGCAGGGGGCTGCGGAAGGAATGAATCCGAACAGCCGCCAAGCCGATGGTCAGCAGGCCGAAGAGAAGCAACCCCTTTTTCATTTCCGGCTCCTTTTGCAATTTGAATCAATTATATTGTCGGTTCGGCGGGATGAAAAGTTTTTTCTGAAAGGGCATTGAAGGTCGGAAAAATCCTGTGAACCTTGCCTGGGCGGGGGTGGTAGAAAAGACTATGCAAAGAAGAAGGGAGAAAACAGTTTTGCAGATGCTTCGGAGGGGATGACGAAGAGAGCCGGGGTCGGCGGCTCTCTTCGAGCGCGCCTCCGGAAATAAGATAAGACAAGAAAGGGACAACGAGATGGATTTAAAACAGTACTTTGAGACCAAAGACGGCTGGGGTGTTCTGGCTACCTGCAATGCGCAGGGACAGGTGGATACAGCCCTGTATGCCAAACCGTATATCGTGGATGAGCAGACGGCGGCCTTTGTGATGAAGGAGCGGCTCAGCCATCAGAATCTGCAAAGCAATCTGCACGCTTCTTATTTGTTTATGGAGCATGCCCCGGGTTACCGGGGTGTGCGGCTGTATCTGACGATGATACGGGAGGAGATCAATCAGACTCTGGTCGAGATGCTTCGTCAAAAGCAGCCGATGATGTTTCCGGCGGAGGATGATTCGGCCAAGTTTGTGGTCTTTTTTCATATTGACCGGGTGCGTCCTCTGGTGGGGGATTCTCCTCTTCCGGAATGAAAAAGGCGGAGCGGTTTTTGCTGGACGTGCGGAGCCGGGCCTCCTACAATCACGCCGAAACGTGCTTTTGTGCGGGAGTCGGCGATGAAGATCGATACAATTGTTCTGGGTGATTTCCAAACCAACTGCTACTGTGTTCGTTCGGACGTGCGGACAAACCGATGTCTGGTGATTGACCCCGGGCTGGATGCGGCGCCGCTGGTGCAGTTTCTGCAGGAAGAGGGTCTGGAGCCGGAGGTGATTGTCCTCACACACGGTCATGTGGACCATGTGGCCGGCGTAGAGACGCTTCGGGAGCGATGGCCTTCAGTCAGGGTCGGAATCCATCGAAACGATGCGGCGATGCTGACCGACCCGGCGCGGAATCTGTCGATGCTGGCCGGCACGATGACCTCGGCGCGTCCGGCGGAGCTTATCTTTGACGGAGACGGACAGGTCCAATTGGCGGGGATGGATTTTCATCTGCTGCATACGCCCGGACACACGCCGGGAGGGATTTGTTTGTATGCCCCCAAAGAAGGGCTTGTGTTTGTCGGGGATACGCTGTTTGCCGGCAGTGTGGGGCGAACGGATTTTGAAGGCGGCAGTTTTGCGCAATTAATGGAAAGCATTCGAGCAAAACTGCTGACGCTGCCGGAGACGACGAAGGTTTATCCGGGACACGGTCCGGTAACGACGATTCGAAATGAGAAACGATTCAATCCATTTTTGAATGGGTCTGAGGAAGATTTTTGACAGGGAAGCCGCAGGGGCGGGCGTTTGCGGCTTGCACGTTTTCTCCTCTCCAGGAAGAGGCAAGTCCGGACAAAAAAGCAGGAATCATTCTTCAATGATTCCCGCCTGACTGGCTGTATTCACCACTCTCCACCAAAACCAGTTCCCCCAATATATCGCAGGGCTGGTAATTTGCAAATCTTTTTTTGGTGTTCCGATAAAAAAATAGATGGCTTTTGTTTTTCGAATAGATTGAATATAACGAATATACAGAATAAGCAAACTGGGTAAGATAAAAAAGAAGTTGTTTTGTCTTGACATTCCAAGAGTTTTTCATACAATACACCATTGTGAANNNNNNNNNNNNNNNNNNNNNNNNNNNNNNNNNNNNNNNNNNNNNNNNNNNNNNNNNNNNNNNNNNNNNNNNNNNNNNNNNNNNNNNNNNNNNNNNNNNNTGCAAGGATGAACTGTAAGGCAGTAGAGAAGTTTTCGAGAGGAGGCAAAGACAATGAAAACACATCAGTTTTTCATCCTGTTTTTTTCCTTTTTGCTGCGGATATCTCTTTGTCGAGGCGACTTTACGGATTTTGTCTGGAGCCGTACAGGGGATAACGGGAACTGGGGGGCTTCGGCGAACTGGAGCGGTCCGACGGGACGGTATCCCGACGACCCGGACGAAAGAGCTATTTTTAACAATCCGGCCGGAATGGGGATGCCGATTCAAAATGCCACGATGTCCAACGGCCTGGGGCAGCTGGTCTTCAACTACACGGGCTGGACGGTTTATACGGATAACAAACCGCTTCGTCTGGACCCGTATTCGGTGGAGGGTTCCTATAATGCAATTTTCAGTTATGCGCAGGGCGGAGCGGGCGTCAATCTGATTTATCCGGAGATTGAACTGCTGCGGTCGGGGCTGAATATTTATACCGCCAGCGGCAGCACGCTGGCAATCGGCTGGACCTACGGCGGCGGCTTTATCGGCTCGTATGCACCGGTTATCAGCTCCGTCAATCCGACGGAACTGGACACAGGCGCTGTGCGTCTGGACAGCCCGAGCAGTGTGTCCAGCCCGTTCTATCTGCGGCAGGGGACGCTGCTTGTACGTTATGCGGGGACAAGCGGCGACGCACTCGGAACCAGCACGGGCACGCTGAATATCGGCGGCGACCAATGGGTGACGGACGGGGCGTGGGCCCGGCTTTTGACGGATGCCTCTGGGGCGTCTGTTACGAAAAACCTGCGGGTACGCAGCTATCCCGGTGCGAATGTCAATGCGGTGTTAGGCAGCAATCATACGAGCGGCTCTTCGACCTTTTCCGGCACCATTCAGCTGGATTTGAATGCGACGCTCACCGCAGCCGGCTCGAGCACTGTTTCGTTTACGAATACCATCAGCGGGACCGGCGGGATTACCAAAACCGGTTCCGGAACCGTGCGATTGTCCGGGAGCAATACCTATCAGGGGTCCACGGCTATCAGCAGCGGCACGCTTCAGCTGGGCGGAAACAACCGACTGCCGACGACTACAACGGTGAATTTGTC is part of the Anaerohalosphaeraceae bacterium genome and encodes:
- a CDS encoding pyridoxamine 5'-phosphate oxidase family protein, giving the protein MDLKQYFETKDGWGVLATCNAQGQVDTALYAKPYIVDEQTAAFVMKERLSHQNLQSNLHASYLFMEHAPGYRGVRLYLTMIREEINQTLVEMLRQKQPMMFPAEDDSAKFVVFFHIDRVRPLVGDSPLPE
- a CDS encoding MBL fold metallo-hydrolase; amino-acid sequence: MKIDTIVLGDFQTNCYCVRSDVRTNRCLVIDPGLDAAPLVQFLQEEGLEPEVIVLTHGHVDHVAGVETLRERWPSVRVGIHRNDAAMLTDPARNLSMLAGTMTSARPAELIFDGDGQVQLAGMDFHLLHTPGHTPGGICLYAPKEGLVFVGDTLFAGSVGRTDFEGGSFAQLMESIRAKLLTLPETTKVYPGHGPVTTIRNEKRFNPFLNGSEEDF